In Bacillus sp. (in: firmicutes), the DNA window TGGCCCGTTGGTCAAGTGGTTAAGACACCGCCCTTTCACGGCGGTAACACGGGTTCGAATCCCGTACGGGTCATCGGTAACTCGCTAAGCATTCGCTTAGCGAGTTTTTTGTTGTACGCCCGGCATGGGTGTAATCTATAGGGTAAAAGTCCCGAACTGTGAAGGCAGAAGTAACAGTTGGATTTTGAAAGAGTTGTTGAGCCAATATTTTGTAAGGCTGCCACATATCCATGACCACCATTTGAACACGATGAGTCGGTAAAGAACGAAAATAATCTTTTAACGTCCGACAACTACGGTCTTGAATCACATCAAATACCTTGAAGCCTCGAGGGTCTCCGATGACACATTGATATTTTCCTTTTTCGGTTGTCCCTTTAAACTCATCAATGGCTAAAATTTGTGGTAATGAGTGGTTCTCATAAGTATAATAACGGTCAAACCATCGAATCACCGTTGAGTGTCCCAATCCAAGCTCTTTCGCCACTTCCTTAAAATTGGCCGTTCTCACTTTGATAAGAAGGGCTTGAAGGACACGTTTCGTATGACGTTGATAGCGCTCTAAGAAGGTATATCGTTCATAGAAACGCTTCCCACAGGATGTACATTTATAGCGACGCTTTTTTAGAATGAGATACGTATACATTTCGCGAAATTTGACATCTCGAATCTTCTGCAGACGATAATCATGAATAGATCTTGTCCTCTCCCCGCACTGAGGACAACTTTGATGACAAGGTTTGGTTTCGATAAAAATTTCTAGGTGCGTATCCGTTTCCACAATATTTGACACAATGACATTTTCTAATCCAACCAGTTTTGTGATACAATAGTCTTGCATTTACGAAGTCTCCTTTTAAATGAGGTTTGGCCACTTTCATTATAAAAGAGAGCACTTCGTAAATGCTTTTTTATTTTATGAAATTCTTTACCCCAACATTTAGTATAGAACCTTTTTTGGTAAGCTGTTATGTTTATTTCCGTTTTTATCCATTAACCCTTTCCAAAATGTTTTTTAAAAAGTTATTTCAAGAATAATAATTTTTCATTCTTCAAAACAAAAATTTTGACGTCATTCGACACCCTTTTTCTTATTGAAACGCTTACAATTACTTATGAAAAC includes these proteins:
- a CDS encoding transposase, coding for MQDYCITKLVGLENVIVSNIVETDTHLEIFIETKPCHQSCPQCGERTRSIHDYRLQKIRDVKFREMYTYLILKKRRYKCTSCGKRFYERYTFLERYQRHTKRVLQALLIKVRTANFKEVAKELGLGHSTVIRWFDRYYTYENHSLPQILAIDEFKGTTEKGKYQCVIGDPRGFKVFDVIQDRSCRTLKDYFRSLPTHRVQMVVMDMWQPYKILAQQLFQNPTVTSAFTVRDFYPIDYTHAGRTTKNSLSECLASYR